One genomic window of Meles meles chromosome 3, mMelMel3.1 paternal haplotype, whole genome shotgun sequence includes the following:
- the GARIN3 gene encoding protein FAM71B — translation MKRTMSSECLLPYYTAHSYRSMGVFNTSMGDLQRELYKGGEYDIFKYAPMFESEFIQISKKGEVIDVHNRVGMVTVGIASTSPILPLPDVMLLARPTKICEEYARHTRTTKGRGRKPTKTLELTRLLPLKFVKISIHDREKQQLRLKLATGRTFYLQLCPSSDAREDLFCYWEKLVYLLRPPVDSCSSTPTLHTAEAVPLEDDKGLMTAELHREGDRDEFRLHKPPRQVSRATSSGYAGGEGIHHTQSRMPGSPAVARAAGSAEGAAARAAGSMAGAATSATSGLAMAGAKTSSSSGALSLAATKTSSTGQVSMALSGATSRSPGESGSNKAIAGALSISSESTNVALGAASTSSVGASAPSTRSTSLSPGSSTNVVFAGAVTTGAPAAEKATACSAVGPLVSTLQSEGYMSERDGSQKVSLPRAETRKGKKERREKKDRTSGRKSSHHHRTGESHHRRTGGDKSTRRSSSRRSLSGDDKREDKKEKGKSHGRSRGHSSHKGGGHSAGAKESRTAHKLGKIKSITSSGAVSKKSSKIGSFFKNLKVIPGSKTVVRSHDRELDFVAKTVEKRNIEAKLEKAPGSKDLEISGTVTSETMETIVIEAKSV, via the exons ATGAAGAGAACAATGAGCAGCGAATGTTTGTTACCTTACTACACGGCCCACAGCTACCGTTCAATGGGCGTGTTCAATACCTCCATGGGGGACCTGCAACGAGAGCTGTACAAGGGAGGAGAGTATGACATTTTCAAATACGCTCCAATGTTTGAAAGTGAGTTTATTCAAATCAGTAAAAAAGGAGAGGTGATCGACGTGCATAACCGTGTTGGAATGGTGACTGTGGGCATCGCGTCCACCAGCCCCATCCTCCCTCTACCTGATGTCATGCTGCTGGCTCGACCAACAAAAATCTGTGAAGAGTATGCCAGACACACCCGGACCACCAAGGGGAGAGGTCGCAAGCCCACGAAGACCCTAGAGCTCACCAGGCTGCTTCCCCTCAAGTTTGTCAAGATCTCCATTCACGATCGGGAAAAACAGCAGCTGCGCCTGAAGCTTGCCACTGGCCGCACTTTCTACCTGCAGCTGTGTCCCTCTTCAGATGCACGAGAAGACCTCTTTTGTTACTGGGAAAAACTTGTCTATCTCCTGAGACCACCAGTGGATAGCTGCAGCAGTACCCCAACCCTGCACACGGCGGAAGCAGTTCCCCTAGAGGATGACAAGGGCCTCATG ACCGCAGAGCTCCATAGAGAAGGGGATCGGGATGAGTTCAGGCTTCACAAGCCTCCTCGCCAGGTGTCCAGAGCCACCTCCTCAGGGTACGCGGGGGGAGAAGGAATCCATCACACGCAGAGCCGAATGCCGGGCTCCCCTGCAGTGGCGAGGGCTGCCGGGAGCGCCGAAGGGGCAGCCGCCAGGGCAGCCGGGAGCATGGCGGGGGCGGCCACGAGCGCTACCTCGGGGTTGGCCATGGCTGGGGCAAAAACAAGCTCTTCGTCAGGTGCGCTGAGCTTAGCAGCCACCAAGACTTCGAGCACAGGCCAGGTAAGCATGGCCCTGTCTGGAGCCACCAGCAGAAGTCCAGGAGAAAGTGGATCCAACAAGGCCATTGCAGGGGCTCTCAGTATATCCTCAGAGAGTACGAACGTGGCGTTGGGGGCTGCAAGCACGTCTTCGGTAGGTGCCTCGGCCCCATCGACGAGGTCTACCAGCCTCTCCCCAGGGAGCAGCACGAACGTGGTGTTTGCAGGTGCAGTGACGACCGGCGCACCTGCTGCAGAGAAAGCCACCGCCTGCTCAGCGGTAGGACCCCTCGTCTCCACCCTGCAGAGTGAAGGCTACATGAGTGAGAGGGATGGAAGCCAGAAGGTCTCCCTGCCCCGTGCTGAAACccggaagggaaaaaaagaaagaagagaaaagaaggacaGGACTTCCGGGAGGAAAAGTTCCCATCACCACAGGACCGGGGAAAGTCACCACAGGAGGACAGGAGGGGACAAGTCCACCCGGAGATCATCCTCCCGCCGGTCCTTATCCGGCGACGACAAACGagaggacaaaaaggaaaaagggaagagcCACGGAAGAAGCAGAGGGCACAGCTCTCACAAGGGTGGCGGCCATAGCGCGGGGGCAAAGGAGTCAAGGACAGCTCACAAATTGGGGAAGATCAAATCCATAACCAGTTCAGGCGCTGTGAGTAAGAAATCCAGTAAAATTGGCTCTTTCTTCAAGAACTTGAAAGTCATTCCTGGTTCAAAAACAGTGGTCAGGTCACACGATAGAGAGCTAGACTTCGTGGCTAAGACAGTAGAGAAGCGCAACATAGAGGCCAAGTTAGAGAAGGCCCCGGGCAGCAAAGATCTGGAGATCTCTGGCACCGTGACATCTGAGACAATGGAGACCATAGTCATTGAAGCTAAATCTGTTTAA